GCCACAGGACAGAACTACCCCGATGCATTGAGCGCCGCCGCTGCGGCGGGTGCGAAAGACGCGCCCCTGCTTCTGGTCAAGGGCAGTAGCATCCCCTCGACCGTTGCCGCTGAACTCAAACGGCTGAAGCCACAGAAGATCGTCGTTGTCGGTGGCACGGGCGTCGTGACATCGGGTGTTGCCAAGCAGCTGGGTTCGTACGGCTCGGTATCGCGCATCTCTGGTGCCGATCGCTACGAGACGTCACGAAACGCAGCGCTCACGTTCGGAAAGGCAAGCACGGCCTTCATCGCCACGGGCCGCAACTTCCCTGATGCGCTCTCTGCGGGTGCCGCTGCCGGATCGGTCGATGCTCCGGTCATTCTGGTTGACGGCATGCGAGAGCCCCTCACAGCCGCCACGAAGAGCACATTGACGAAGCTGGGTGTGAAGAACGTCGTGATCGCGGGAGGCACCGGGGTGGTCTCGACGACCATCGAGAAGCAGCTGAAGAGCGCTGGCTTTGGCGTGAAGCGACTGGCCGGAAAAGACCGCTATGCTACAGCGGCCGCCATCAATTCTGCCTACTTCTCGACATCGTCAGCTGCCTACGTCGCTACGGGCGCGAACTACGCGGATGCGCTCACAGGTGGTGCAGCTGCCGCCAGGTCAGGCTCGGCAATGTACATCACAACGCAGAAATGCATGCCAGCATCGATCAGAAATGCGGCGGTCAAGCAAGCACCGACGAGCGTGCACGTGATCGGCGGACCACTTGTCGTCTCGTCGCACTCTGCGCGCTTTGGCGGCTGCTGACCCGCGGGCATCGTTCGGCGAATACCGAGAAGATCGGGTTAGACTCCCGGAGCGTCAAAATACGTTCCAGGAAAGGGTGAAGGTGAGCGGTCCCTCACGTGTGACAGCGGTCATCGTCGCCTATAACCGCCGGGATCTGCTGACGGAGGTGCTTGACGCATTAGCACATCAAACACGAGCGGTCGACTCAATCGTCGTCGTGAACAACGCGTCGACAGACGACACCTCGCAGGTCGTCCGAGACAGCGGGCAGGACGTCACACTCATTGAGCTCACGCGCAATACCGGCGGCGCAGGCGGCTTTGCCGTGGGCATGGCGGCCGCGATGGTGAGACATAATCCGGACTGGATCTGGGTGATGGACGACGACACGGTTCCCGACAAGAACGCCCTGCTCGGGCTGATGAACACGGTGACGGGGTACCCGGGGACGGCGCTGACGGCGGTCGGCTCTCGTGTCGTGTGGACAGACGGTGACGAGCATCCCATGAACACCCCTCGCGAGAACCCATTTGCATCTGCACGCGAGAAGAGCGATGCGGATGCCGTCAGCGCGATGCCTGTGCGGTCGCTGTCGTTCGTGTCGTCGATGTACCGTGCTGACAGAGTCCGAGCCGTCGGGTATCCGATTGTCGACTATTTTCTCTGGAACGACGACTTCGAGTTCAGCACGCGTGTTCTTCACGGGCACCGAGGGCTCTCCACGCCGGCGAGCGTCGTTGTGCACAAAACTGCGCGACGAGGATCGACAGATGATGACCCGGGCGAGAGATTCCGTTTCGAGGTTCGCAACAAGATCTGGCTTTTCCGCCACTCCCGGGCTCTTCGACGGCGTGAGAAATTTGTGTATGGTGCGTCGAGTCTCGTGCGCTGGGGCCGGACCGTGGTGAAATCTGGCGACCGGCGAGTACTTCGAGACGGTTTCGTGCACGGCAGACGTGAAGCATTGCAACGACCGCCGCGTCCGAACGCCGAGGCACTGTACGATGCCGGAGTGCCCGGAGACGTCATTGCCGAACTAGGACGTGCTGAGTGAACAACGAGTCACCCGATCAGCAGTTCTCCTTGCTGCTTCCTGTGTATGGCAATGACGAGCCTTCTCAATTCGAGCGGGCATTCGCGAGTGCGACGACGGGCCAATCCCTTGTTCCCTCCGAGGTCGTCCTTGTGCAGGACGGACCGATTCCCGCTGAGCTTGAGCTCGCGGTTGCGCGTGCCACGAAGAGCTGCCCTGTGCCGCTGAACCACGTTGTCATCGACGAGCAGGGCGGTCTCGCACAGGCTCTGACGATCGGGCTTGAGCGTTGTTCGTACGACATCGTCGCCCGAATGGACGCCGACGACGTTGCGCTCTCCGAACGCTTTGCCCGGCAAATGGCGAAGATGGCCGAGGGGTACGACCTTGTCGGAACGGGCATGTACGAGTTCGCAGACGACACGAGTGAGGTTCTGGGGCGGCGTACACCTCCCGTCGGTGCGGCAGCCATCGCAAAGTACGCCCGGTTTCACGATCCTTTCAACCATCCGACGGTCATGTACCGAAAAGCTGTCGTTGCGAACGCGGGAAGCTATGAAGACATCGGCCTCATGGAGGATTACTGGCTCTTTGCTCGCATGATCCACTCCGGGGCTCGAGTCGAGAACCTGCCTGACCCGCTCGTGATGTATCGCGTTGGCGCCGGAGCATACGCTCGACGCGGGGGAAAGCGTCAGTTTGAGGCCGAGTGGAACCTCCAGAGAGCTCTTCGCCGAATCGGCTTCACCACACGTCTGCAGTTTGCGCGCAATATCGCCATGCGCGGCGTGTACCGCTTCGTTCCGGTCGGCGTGCGTCGAATCTTGTATCGACGCATGATCCAGCGTGGCTTCTCTGATGTCTCGTCTGAATCGGCGTCGTATGGCAAGGCATCCTCATGACGAACGATCGAGAGCGATCGGGAGAGAGCATTCGGCAATGACCTGGTTAGAAGCCACACCCGTGGCCGTGCTGGCGCTTCTGATCATTTTCGTTCCCGGTGGGCTCGTTGCGGCAGCTGCGGGAGCGCGTCGACTGCTCCTGGCAATCGCTGCACCGGCTGTGACGATTTCTGTGCTCGCCGTCGCTGCCATCGTGTTCGGTTTTCTCGCGGTGCCGTGGACGATCCCATTCGTTGCGACGGTCTTCCTCGGTCTTGCAGTGGTGACGTGGGTTGTGAGACGCCTGGTCACAGGCACGTGGATGCCGCGATCGGTCTCGCGCCTTGCGGGCTTCTCGCCGGCCTTCATCACAGGGCTCGTGATCGCCGTCGTGCTCATCGCCGTTCAGGTCTGCTTCGCGATCGGTGAACCGGGAAACGTTTCTCAAACCTACGACGCGCCTTTCCACCTCAACGGTGTGCGCTTCATCATCGATACAGCCAACGGATCGTCGTTCAATCTGACCGGTCTGATTCTGCCTCCCAGCCGTTCGACGTTCTATCCTGCGGCCTGGCACGATCTCGTCTCCGTTGTGGCGATGGCAGCTCCGTGGGCTGGCCTTATCACTGTTGCGAACGTGACCAACCTTGTGATCGCGGCCGTTGTCTGGCCGATCGGCGCACTCACTGTCGTACGGCTCGTCGCCCCGTCACGGCCGTCTGCCCTTGTGATTGCGGGAGTGGCTGCGGCAGCATTTCCCGCGTTCCCGCTGGGCATGCTCGACTATGGGGTTCTGTACTCGTACTTTCTGTCGCTGGCGTTCCTGCCCGCGGGACTCGCGCTTGGATTGAGTCTTTTCAGATTGGTGGACGGTCGGCGACTGGGACCGGTGACGTTGCAGATTCTGAGCCTCGCGTGTGCTGTCGTGGCCATGGGGCTCTCGCAGCCGTCCGTCGTCTTCGGGCTTGGCCTGTTCGGCATCATCGGCATCGTTGCGCTGTGCGTGTTGGCGGTTCGGTACGCACAGCGCACCTGGATCCGCGTTTCACTCATCGTCGGCATGATCGCCGTCGTCGCAGCTTTCGCGCTGGTATGGCGGCGCGTCGGCAGCTTCGGGTACACAGCACCGTGGAACCGGTACGGTTCTGTCCCCGAGGTGCTGCTCGACACATTTACCCTGTCACGAGGTGACAGGCCCTATGCCGTGGTCGTTGCTGTGCTGATCCTTGTCGGCATTGTCGCGACGATTCGCACAAAACGCTGGTGGCTCGTGCTGATGTGGGCAGCAGCCGCTGTGCTTTTCGTGCTGGGCGGGGCGCTGCCCAGCGGAGATCTGCGTAATCTCGCGCTGGGAATGTTCTATAAGGATGTTCCCCGTCTCGAGGCATTTCTGGTGCTGCCCGCGCTGCTGGTCGCCGTGCTGGGGGCGGATGCGCTCTGGCGCCTTGTTGCACGGCGAATCACACCGCGTTCACGGTCCGGCGCCGTCGCAGTGGCAGCGACAGCGATCGTCGTCGTGATCGCCTCAACGCAGCTGACGGCCATGACCTACGCCGTTGCGCACGCAGCGAACGCTTACCGCCTCGACGACAGGTCACGCATTCTCGACGATGACGAATATGCGCTGATTGAGCGACTGCGGGACGAAGTCGGTGACGATGCGGTGATCGTGGGAAACCCCTGGACGGGCACATCATGGGCAATGGCTCTCGCCGATCGTGAGGTGCTGAACCCGCATTTCAACACATCCCACGCTCCCGCCAACGATGTCGTGAACACCGAGTTGAACGACGCAGACGTCGACCCGAGTGTGTGCACGGCGATTCACGAAACGGGAGTGCGCTACGTGCTGGACTTCGGGGCGGACAGGTTCGCGGGGAGTCGCTTGGACGTCAAGACGTGGATCGGTTTCGAAGGGCTTCTCGATCTTGAAGACTCGGCAGTTGTCGAAGAAGTGGATCGCGAGGGCGACAAGGTGTTGTACCGCATTGTCGCCTGCGGGCTCTAACGGCGATCTGGGTCGTCGGGTTTCTCGACGTCGTCGATCGAGGCTTTCGCCAACGTGATCTGCCTTGCGAGCTGTGTGATGCGTCGGTTGATCTGCACATTTCGGCGGTAGGTCGTCGAGACGAACACAAGAAACGCCAGAACGA
The Paramicrobacterium chengjingii DNA segment above includes these coding regions:
- a CDS encoding glycosyltransferase, with product MSGPSRVTAVIVAYNRRDLLTEVLDALAHQTRAVDSIVVVNNASTDDTSQVVRDSGQDVTLIELTRNTGGAGGFAVGMAAAMVRHNPDWIWVMDDDTVPDKNALLGLMNTVTGYPGTALTAVGSRVVWTDGDEHPMNTPRENPFASAREKSDADAVSAMPVRSLSFVSSMYRADRVRAVGYPIVDYFLWNDDFEFSTRVLHGHRGLSTPASVVVHKTARRGSTDDDPGERFRFEVRNKIWLFRHSRALRRREKFVYGASSLVRWGRTVVKSGDRRVLRDGFVHGRREALQRPPRPNAEALYDAGVPGDVIAELGRAE
- a CDS encoding DUF6541 family protein; this translates as MTWLEATPVAVLALLIIFVPGGLVAAAAGARRLLLAIAAPAVTISVLAVAAIVFGFLAVPWTIPFVATVFLGLAVVTWVVRRLVTGTWMPRSVSRLAGFSPAFITGLVIAVVLIAVQVCFAIGEPGNVSQTYDAPFHLNGVRFIIDTANGSSFNLTGLILPPSRSTFYPAAWHDLVSVVAMAAPWAGLITVANVTNLVIAAVVWPIGALTVVRLVAPSRPSALVIAGVAAAAFPAFPLGMLDYGVLYSYFLSLAFLPAGLALGLSLFRLVDGRRLGPVTLQILSLACAVVAMGLSQPSVVFGLGLFGIIGIVALCVLAVRYAQRTWIRVSLIVGMIAVVAAFALVWRRVGSFGYTAPWNRYGSVPEVLLDTFTLSRGDRPYAVVVAVLILVGIVATIRTKRWWLVLMWAAAAVLFVLGGALPSGDLRNLALGMFYKDVPRLEAFLVLPALLVAVLGADALWRLVARRITPRSRSGAVAVAATAIVVVIASTQLTAMTYAVAHAANAYRLDDRSRILDDDEYALIERLRDEVGDDAVIVGNPWTGTSWAMALADREVLNPHFNTSHAPANDVVNTELNDADVDPSVCTAIHETGVRYVLDFGADRFAGSRLDVKTWIGFEGLLDLEDSAVVEEVDREGDKVLYRIVACGL
- a CDS encoding glycosyltransferase, which produces MNNESPDQQFSLLLPVYGNDEPSQFERAFASATTGQSLVPSEVVLVQDGPIPAELELAVARATKSCPVPLNHVVIDEQGGLAQALTIGLERCSYDIVARMDADDVALSERFARQMAKMAEGYDLVGTGMYEFADDTSEVLGRRTPPVGAAAIAKYARFHDPFNHPTVMYRKAVVANAGSYEDIGLMEDYWLFARMIHSGARVENLPDPLVMYRVGAGAYARRGGKRQFEAEWNLQRALRRIGFTTRLQFARNIAMRGVYRFVPVGVRRILYRRMIQRGFSDVSSESASYGKASS